The following are encoded in a window of Pecten maximus chromosome 17, xPecMax1.1, whole genome shotgun sequence genomic DNA:
- the LOC117314923 gene encoding probable GPI-anchored adhesin-like protein PGA55, with amino-acid sequence MELSPLLPSSTAIFTEGPSDIFIDLDQMLSLSSDMTGQLISKPFEDIALSDLTKFSVLSEQISVSKTSEPFQSSISMTDQTTPFSDSLTTMSTSYLATQSIAAVLDSEISQSVTSLGGPHLTSATYITRPTSQSIYSTFQESVVFSATEATAVLTATETSVVSASADESMASTAAEASVVPTTTEASVVSTASEKSIASTTTEASVVSTATEASDNSTTTEASVVPTTTVASDVRISTEASDVRASTDASVVSTATEASDNSTTTEASVVPTTTVASDVRISTEASDVRTSTEASDVSTSTEASVVSATIEASDVLTTTEASVVSTTTEASIASTITEASLASTARETLVSSSNISTSPALIDVTSSSDTHPLATSPIDFSVATSVSSSSTFSSVTTSSTILPSVLSTSPTTTHASDLSSSTSDIAATKVEATPVVSSFYVQVSSSEASISSEAYETTSPVSRELIQRYSTSEVHQGSPVISTVILNTSHDIVSVKSEDHGTSLSDTVSSAVPSHAVDTSSLTTTFSIVTSPIVTELDAVPLKTQIGSEITFVPQLHPSSTEQTMHISGSDTVFSSRDAETLQQHAASRISSRLDSTKNLLETSQPQSVVQVTSSLVPHTETFTRTLGDNKTFSVTDSVTSSTVTVTQTDQTSALGSKSNVVSINATSTPNTPTSSALLDSDMHSSETTSFTHVAETPSLSSPQDTSSTIVTTPTTHDTSVQETRISSDDKNIVSSTNTPQSTSDIVYKSLTAERTASESSKHFIHPTRVISSLDAYTSVTSDNHTGITLSSIGTTSRVTSKSESASSSTEVVSSEGISSTDTFRSPGITDNVQTSFASVNAITSSMTSSQGDSKSTKTIIMTSSLSSSVLSTLSIKVIPDVVSSAGSIAESSVPSDVVTAHDISSIMSSDSRKPSFTQTESFRDDPASKIVIDDIVTTPSSIQDSVHVTSEVRSVVSTMTTSRDMESTSSVPRDISTDTKSAVSSDVSSSSIMPSFSVSPGAATSDVTPLHTTSLTSSQHSASLLENVQILTAPPTHLSISSSLASSTSKYEFFFDCYITFTDICVHLCNLCLPCCVVS; translated from the coding sequence atggagttatctccccttcttcCTTCCTCAACTGCTATCTTTACCGAAGGACCATCAGACATTTTTATTGATCTAGATCAAATGTTGTCATTGTCTTCTGATATGACAGGCCAGCTTATTTCAAAACCGTTTGAGGATATAGCATTATCAGACTTAACAAAATTTTCCGTACTAAGTGAACAAATTTCGGTCTCAAAAACATCTGAACCTTTTCAAAGTAGTATTTCTATGACAGATCAAACAACACCCTTTTCGGATTCATTGACGACAATGTCCACTTCATATTTAGCTACTCAAAGTATTGCAGCAGTCTTAGACTCAGAAATAAGTCAGAGCGTGACGTCGTTAGGAGGGCCCCATTTAACGTCCGCAACTTACATTACGCGACCAACATCACAAAGTATATATTCAACTTTTCAAGAAAGCGTAGTATTTTCTGCAACTGAAGCGACGGCCGTGTTGACAGCCACTGAAACAAGCGTGGTATCAGCTTCTGCCGACGAAAGCATGGCCTCCACTGCTGCTGAAGCAAGCGTGGTCCCAACAACCACTGAAGCAAGTGTTGTATCAACTGCTAGTGAAAAAAGCATTGCCTCAACTACTACTGAAGCAAGCGTTGTTTCAACTGCCACTGAAGCAAGCGATAATTCAACTACCACTGAAGCAAGCGTGGTCCCAACTACCACTGTAGCAAGCGATGTCCGAATTTCCACTGAAGCAAGCGATGTCCGAGCTTCCACTGATGCAAGCGTTGTTTCAACTGCCACTGAAGCAAGCGATAATTCAACTACCACTGAAGCAAGCGTGGTCCCAACTACCACTGTAGCAAGCGATGTCCGAATTTCCACTGAAGCAAGCGATGTCCGAACTTCCACTGAAGCAAGCGATGTCTCAACCTCAACTGAAGCAAGCGTTGTCTCGGCTACCATTGAAGCAAGCGATGTCTTGACTACAACTGAAGCAAGCGTTGTCTCGACTACCACCGAAGCAAGCATTGCCTCGACTATCACTGAAGCAAGCTTGGCATCAACTGCCAGAGAAACATTAGTTTCTAGTTCCAACATATCTACCTCTCCTGCTCTTATAGATGTCACTTCCAGTTCGGATACACATCCTTTGGCAACTTCTCCAATTGATTTTTCGGTAGCCACTTCAGTATCATCTTCCAGTACTTTTTCGTCGGTGACCACATCTTCCACCATCCTTCCATCCGTTTTATCAACATCACCTACGACTACACATGCCTCCGATCTTTCATCATCAACTTCAGATATTGCTGCCACGAAGGTTGAAGCAACCCCAGTGGTTTCTTCATTTTATGTACAAGTCTCCTCAAGTGAAGCTTCTATTTCTAGTGAAGCGTACGAAACGACTTCACCTGTATCTCGTGAGTTGATCCAAAGATATTCTACCAGTGAAGTTCACCAAGGATCTCCTGTTATTTCAACAGTGATTCTTAATACTAGTCACGATATTGTTTCCGTTAAATCAGAGGATCATGGTACTTCTTTAAGTGATACTGTTTCGTCTGCAGTCCCTTCACATGCTGTTGATACGTCTAGTTTGACAACTACTTTTAGCATTGTTACTTCACCGATTGTGACGGAACTTGATGCTGTGCCATTGAAGACACAGATAGGAAGCGAGATTACCTTTGTGCCACAATTACATCCAAGTTCCACAGAACAAACAATGCATATTTCAGGCTCTGATACAGTGTTTTCTAGCCGGGATGCAGAAACGTTACAGCAACATGCTGCCTCACGTATTTCAAGTAGGCTAGACTCGACAAAAAACCTCCTGGAGACGAGCCAACCTCAAAGTGTAGTTCAGGTCACATCTTCTCTTGTTCCTCATACCGAAACCTTCACACGCACACTTGGAGATAACAAAACTTTCAGTGTCACAGATTCTGTTACTTCCTCTACAGTAACAGTAACGCAGACTGACCAAACGTCAGCTTTAGGTTCCAAATCAAATGTTGTCTCGATCAATGCTACTTCGACACCGAATACTCCAACCTCGTCTGCTCTTCTTGATAGTGATATGCATTCATCTGAAACAACATCGTTTACACACGTCGCCGAAACGCCTTCTCTAAGCTCGCCACAGGATACTTCTAGTACCATTGTCACCACACCAACCACCCATGATACATCTGTGCAGGAGACTCGCATATCTAGTGACGATAAAAACATTGTCTCTAGTACCAACACGCCGCAGTCGACGTCAGATATAGTTTACAAAAGTTTGACAGCAGAAAGAACTGCATCCGAgtcatcaaaacattttatacatCCAACTCGTGTAATTTCTAGTTTAGATGCCTATACCAGTGTTACTTCTGACAACCACACCGGTATTACACTCTCATCCATAGGGACTACCTCTCGTGTCACTTCTAAATCAGAATCTGCGTCAAGTAGTACTGAGGTGGTTTCGTCCGAGGGTATTTCTAGTACAGACACCTTTAGATCGCCCGGGATAACAGACAATGTTCAGACATCATTCGCATCAGTAAATGCAATTACAAGCAGCATGACATCCTCGCAGGGTGATTCGAAATCTACGAAGACaatcattatgacgtcatcattgtCTTCCTCTGTACTGAGTACGTTATCCATCAAAGTAATCCCCGATGTTGTGTCTTCTGCTGGGAGTATTGCAGAATCATCAGTGCCGAGTGATGTAGTCACTGCCCATGACATATCCTCGATAATGTCTTCTGACAGCAGGAAGCCATCTTTCACACAAACCGAATCATTCCGAGATGATCCAGCTTCAAAAATTGTTATAGATGATATTGTGACTACACCTTCTTCAATTCAGGATAGCGTACATGTTACTTCCGAAGTAAGGTCTGTTGTCTCCACGATGACAACATCACGTGATATGGAGAGTACGTCATCGGTACCACGTGATATTTCTACCGATACAAAAAGCGCTGTCTCTTCGGATGTATCCTCCTCCAGCATTATGCCTTCTTTTTCTGTTTCGCCCGGTGCTGCCACCTCTGACGTCACGCCCCTTCACACCACATCTCTCACTTCCTCTCAACACTCTGCCTCCTTGCTAGAGAATGTACAAATTCTTACTGCTCCTCCGACTCACCTTAGCATCTCAAGTAGTCTTGCTTCCTCTACAAGTAAGTATGAATTCTTCTTTGACTGCTATATTACCTTTACTGATATATGCGTGCATTTGTGTAATTTGTGTTTGCCTTGTTGTGTTGTGTCTTAA